One part of the Rhodococcus oxybenzonivorans genome encodes these proteins:
- a CDS encoding IclR family transcriptional regulator yields MARRTGELAGHEPRAVQKALALLEAVAQLGSGATAKDVAAHAGIPQATAYRLLNLLTADGYLVRISDLSGFALGRRTRQLAGADTPDAVDQHAIVEGLRSQVRFGVYLASFTGGAVRLVDKDPDHELSGEGTITAHPHASAIGKILLAARPELVQQQLRRVTSRTITDISMLNAELETIRHTGSAREVDEIRIGRSSVAVPVRDSRHGVVGCLAAIGKTGRLAVGDPELTDLLHACAHRLGAGVSA; encoded by the coding sequence ATGGCGAGGAGGACCGGGGAGCTCGCGGGACACGAACCCCGCGCCGTGCAGAAAGCACTCGCACTACTCGAGGCTGTCGCCCAACTGGGCTCGGGAGCTACCGCCAAGGACGTCGCCGCCCATGCGGGTATCCCCCAGGCGACGGCCTATCGGCTTCTGAATCTGCTCACCGCAGACGGCTATCTGGTGCGAATCTCCGACCTCTCCGGATTCGCACTCGGTCGCCGCACCCGGCAACTCGCGGGCGCCGACACGCCGGACGCAGTCGATCAGCACGCGATCGTCGAGGGACTGCGGTCTCAGGTGCGGTTCGGTGTCTACCTCGCATCGTTCACGGGGGGCGCGGTCCGGCTCGTCGACAAAGACCCCGACCACGAACTCAGCGGTGAAGGCACCATCACGGCGCATCCGCATGCGTCCGCCATCGGGAAGATCCTCCTCGCGGCGCGCCCCGAACTCGTACAGCAGCAACTGCGCCGGGTCACGTCCCGCACGATCACCGACATCTCGATGCTGAACGCCGAGTTGGAGACCATTCGGCACACCGGTTCGGCCCGGGAAGTGGACGAGATTCGTATCGGCCGCAGTTCCGTCGCCGTCCCCGTGCGCGACTCCCGACACGGAGTGGTCGGCTGCCTCGCCGCGATCGGGAAGACCGGACGGCTGGCCGTCGGCGATCCGGAGTTGACCGACCTCCTGCACGCCTGCGCCCACCGCCTCGGCGCCGGTGTGTCGGCCTGA
- a CDS encoding phage holin family protein: MTFLVRLVVNAFAIWLAAAWVSGIDISSSGNGTAWDIVVLLGIALVFTVVNIFVKPLVKLLSLPLLILTLGLFTLVINALMLMLTAWLSSQTDYGMTVDGFWTALWGGLIISVVNFLVNIVVPDRD, from the coding sequence ATGACCTTCTTGGTACGTCTCGTCGTCAACGCGTTCGCGATCTGGCTCGCGGCCGCCTGGGTATCGGGCATAGACATCTCGAGTTCGGGCAACGGCACTGCGTGGGACATTGTGGTGCTGCTCGGTATCGCGCTGGTATTCACGGTGGTCAACATCTTCGTCAAACCGCTGGTGAAGCTGTTGTCGTTGCCACTGCTGATTCTCACGCTCGGACTTTTCACCCTGGTGATCAACGCGCTGATGTTGATGCTCACCGCTTGGCTGAGTTCACAGACCGACTACGGCATGACGGTCGACGGCTTCTGGACGGCTCTCTGGGGCGGCCTGATCATCTCGGTCGTCAATTTCCTGGTCAACATCGTCGTTCCGGACCGCGACTGA
- a CDS encoding 1,4-dihydroxy-2-naphthoate polyprenyltransferase — MATAAQWIEGARPRTLPNAIAPVLAGTGAAASLGGAVWWKALLALVVSLALIVGVNFANDYSDGIRGTDDERVGPLRLVGSKLAKPSAVKAAAIACFAVAAAAGLVLAVTTAWWLVLIGALCIVGAWFYTGGKKPYGYSGFGEVAVFVFFGLVAVLGTQYVQAERVDWAGVVTAVAVGSFSSAVLVANNLRDIPTDTESGKRTLAVRLGDARTRILHLVTLTVPFIATLVLLARTPWALLGLLAVPLAIRANSPVRSGATGLALIPALRDSGLAMLIWGAATAVALSLA; from the coding sequence ATGGCAACGGCTGCTCAATGGATCGAAGGCGCTCGTCCGCGCACCCTCCCGAACGCGATCGCCCCGGTGCTGGCGGGCACAGGCGCAGCGGCGTCGCTCGGCGGCGCAGTGTGGTGGAAGGCGTTACTGGCGCTCGTCGTCTCTCTCGCGTTGATCGTCGGGGTCAATTTCGCCAACGACTACTCCGACGGCATTCGCGGCACCGACGACGAACGGGTCGGACCGCTGCGGCTCGTCGGTTCCAAGTTGGCGAAGCCGTCGGCGGTGAAAGCTGCTGCCATCGCCTGCTTCGCCGTCGCCGCTGCCGCCGGACTCGTACTCGCCGTCACCACCGCATGGTGGTTGGTTCTGATCGGCGCGCTGTGCATCGTAGGCGCCTGGTTCTACACAGGCGGCAAAAAACCTTACGGGTACAGCGGTTTCGGCGAGGTTGCCGTCTTCGTATTCTTCGGTCTCGTCGCCGTCCTCGGCACCCAATACGTGCAGGCGGAGAGGGTGGACTGGGCGGGAGTCGTGACGGCCGTTGCCGTCGGATCGTTCTCGAGCGCGGTGCTCGTGGCGAACAACCTCCGGGACATCCCCACGGACACCGAATCGGGCAAACGCACACTCGCTGTCCGTCTCGGCGATGCCCGCACCCGCATCCTGCACCTCGTCACCTTGACCGTCCCGTTCATCGCGACTCTCGTCCTCCTTGCGCGCACCCCCTGGGCGCTTCTCGGACTATTGGCCGTGCCCCTTGCGATCCGGGCGAACTCGCCGGTTCGTTCCGGTGCCACAGGCCTGGCCTTGATACCGGCGTTGCGGGATTCGGGCCTGGCCATGCTCATCTGGGGCGCAGCGACGGCCGTGGCGTTGTCGCTGGCCTGA
- a CDS encoding helix-turn-helix domain-containing protein has product MTEATTLAAAAGSPDPAEGLRAVRALRRLLERLEAIQVDNARAQGWSWQAIADSLEVSRQAVHQKHNRKGR; this is encoded by the coding sequence ATGACGGAGGCAACGACACTCGCAGCTGCAGCGGGAAGCCCGGACCCCGCCGAGGGGTTACGGGCCGTGCGTGCCCTGCGACGTCTTCTGGAGCGGCTCGAAGCTATTCAGGTCGACAACGCTCGCGCTCAGGGCTGGTCCTGGCAGGCGATTGCCGACTCGCTCGAGGTGAGCAGGCAAGCGGTCCATCAGAAGCACAATCGGAAAGGGAGGTAA
- a CDS encoding DUF4229 domain-containing protein codes for MSEPSEKPKNPNPADQAEPPVTAGSAAPQPAERVTKGRLARDVALYSFARLLLVVVIAGIILGVAALVGVTIPLLVAAIFGVLIALPLSLLLFATLRRRVNEGIAAFDAQRRADQADLRAKLRGEDR; via the coding sequence GTGAGCGAGCCCAGTGAGAAGCCGAAGAACCCGAATCCAGCCGATCAGGCCGAGCCCCCCGTGACCGCAGGGTCGGCGGCCCCGCAGCCGGCCGAACGGGTCACCAAGGGTCGTCTGGCTCGCGACGTCGCGCTCTACTCCTTCGCTCGACTGCTCCTCGTCGTCGTCATCGCGGGCATCATCCTCGGAGTCGCGGCGCTGGTCGGGGTGACGATCCCGCTGCTCGTCGCCGCCATCTTCGGGGTCCTGATCGCCCTTCCGCTGTCTCTGCTGCTGTTCGCGACACTTCGGCGCAGGGTGAACGAGGGGATCGCTGCGTTCGACGCGCAGCGCCGCGCAGACCAGGCTGACCTGCGCGCGAAACTCCGCGGCGAGGACCGGTGA
- a CDS encoding Rid family hydrolase produces the protein MKSFRTKAVTAALAASALIAGATSCSSDEAAAEAPGSTFVSKSVLEAGAANPMIAQGVAIGGGTAVYKSSGIGPGASNKAAPEGTPESYIDTDVFTGGALPAGVTITEAQGINALKRIRDNLEAQGLTLEDVVTMRVFLDNAPGTDRADYAGWNRAYRQFFANTNLDTGDTELVPLGIAEPAAPMERNSARPSRFALEVASLPAAGWLVEVEVDAVYPDGEEPQ, from the coding sequence GTGAAGTCTTTTCGTACCAAGGCCGTGACCGCCGCGCTCGCAGCATCCGCTCTGATCGCCGGGGCGACATCGTGCTCCTCCGACGAGGCCGCAGCCGAGGCGCCCGGCAGCACCTTCGTCTCGAAATCCGTTCTCGAAGCGGGCGCGGCGAATCCGATGATCGCGCAGGGGGTGGCGATCGGCGGTGGCACCGCGGTCTACAAGTCGAGCGGGATCGGACCGGGTGCGTCCAACAAAGCCGCGCCCGAGGGAACCCCGGAGTCGTACATCGACACCGACGTGTTCACGGGCGGCGCACTCCCGGCCGGGGTCACGATCACCGAAGCGCAGGGCATCAATGCCCTGAAGCGGATTCGCGACAATCTCGAGGCGCAGGGGCTGACGCTCGAGGACGTCGTGACCATGCGGGTGTTCCTCGACAACGCCCCTGGAACGGACCGCGCCGATTACGCCGGCTGGAATCGCGCCTACCGGCAGTTCTTCGCGAACACCAACCTCGACACCGGCGACACCGAACTGGTTCCCCTCGGCATCGCGGAACCGGCCGCGCCGATGGAACGGAACTCCGCGCGTCCCAGCCGATTCGCCCTCGAGGTGGCGAGCTTGCCGGCAGCGGGATGGCTCGTCGAGGTCGAGGTGGACGCCGTGTACCCCGACGGTGAGGAGCCGCAGTAA
- a CDS encoding GNAT family N-acetyltransferase produces the protein MIRSAIVTDLPTLQQIEVAAGAPFRDIGMDAIAEDPPPSLDELREFLDAGRIWVAADADGDPVAYALVALVDGAAHIEQVSVHPSAARQGLGALLLDEISSWAADRGLPALTLTTFVDVPWNAPYYERLGFRPLQDCELTPGLSQIRADEARNGLAAWPRVTMTRPVATPARRAQPTSQPA, from the coding sequence GTGATCCGCTCGGCCATCGTCACCGACCTGCCCACTCTCCAACAGATCGAAGTTGCCGCAGGAGCTCCGTTCCGCGACATCGGAATGGACGCGATCGCGGAGGATCCGCCGCCCTCACTCGACGAGTTGAGGGAGTTTCTGGATGCGGGGAGGATTTGGGTCGCCGCGGACGCAGACGGCGACCCGGTCGCATATGCCCTGGTTGCGCTCGTGGACGGCGCCGCGCACATCGAACAGGTCTCGGTCCATCCCAGCGCCGCCCGGCAGGGACTCGGCGCGCTCCTTCTCGACGAGATCTCGTCCTGGGCGGCGGACCGCGGCCTTCCGGCCCTCACACTGACCACCTTCGTCGACGTTCCCTGGAATGCGCCGTACTACGAGCGGCTGGGCTTTCGGCCCCTGCAGGATTGCGAACTCACCCCTGGGCTGTCGCAGATCCGCGCGGACGAGGCACGCAACGGACTGGCAGCGTGGCCGCGCGTCACCATGACGCGACCGGTGGCCACGCCCGCACGCCGGGCGCAGCCGACGAGTCAGCCGGCCTGA
- a CDS encoding BldC family transcriptional regulator, translated as MSAPTYNGSGFSGPNEALMTPGQVAALFHVDPKTVTRWAHAGRLGSLRTPGGHRRFREAEVMQLLRSLTTEAARP; from the coding sequence ATGAGCGCACCCACCTACAACGGATCCGGTTTCAGCGGACCGAACGAAGCCCTCATGACCCCGGGCCAGGTGGCCGCCCTGTTCCACGTCGACCCCAAAACCGTCACCCGGTGGGCGCACGCGGGCAGGCTCGGCTCGCTCCGGACACCCGGTGGCCACCGCCGGTTCCGCGAGGCCGAAGTGATGCAACTGCTCCGCTCGCTCACCACGGAGGCTGCCCGACCCTGA
- a CDS encoding APC family permease, which translates to MSALSDAIVRSFATGEPERQALSPLRALGRRQLSGLEVLAQSVATTAPAVSMVVLPVTMFTHQMLLSGVVTLVVATVVITLIAVCVSQFTRRMAAAGGIYSFVFQGLGTRAALTAGVAMLTKYLGSAVMTLYHGGQAVITTLGFLGLEMRGPADRVLIYAGIALVILGCLVRGVRFAALAILAIETCSLLFIIGLMVVTGAGGQHAVVPPQDSSHGLLTMALVAVFALAGFESATFFGPEAKRPLATVTRTVVLTPMICGALFIFAGWAAWSGRADTLVNAYLHGTSTGVAPAVVIALNLGLGTSWLASAMASSNAASRLVYSMGVESVVPRLFARVQRGYRTPYPALALIVCTVCVGAATFGIVGRSTAFGHVQLAARTAVIAAYVLVAVASVRFLLRIQEHTALTLCAGVAGSAAGGTVLTYLLFTTASHGLVMVPAVMLTLLLSGSAWQLFLQWHHPAGLMSIGVFDSAETEDVLPGAGVFVTDATGNLALTASARTHEMR; encoded by the coding sequence ATGTCAGCCCTTTCCGACGCAATCGTGCGCTCGTTCGCCACCGGCGAGCCCGAGCGTCAGGCTCTCTCTCCGTTGCGAGCCCTCGGGCGACGGCAACTGTCGGGGCTGGAGGTCCTCGCGCAGTCGGTGGCCACCACCGCCCCCGCGGTCTCGATGGTCGTCCTGCCCGTCACCATGTTCACCCATCAGATGCTTCTGAGCGGTGTGGTCACCCTCGTCGTCGCTACGGTCGTGATCACGCTGATTGCGGTGTGCGTCTCCCAGTTCACGCGGCGGATGGCAGCGGCAGGCGGCATCTACAGCTTCGTATTCCAGGGACTCGGTACCCGGGCCGCCCTCACCGCCGGCGTGGCCATGCTCACCAAGTACCTCGGTAGCGCCGTCATGACCCTGTACCACGGCGGTCAGGCCGTGATCACGACACTCGGTTTCCTCGGACTGGAGATGCGTGGTCCCGCCGACCGGGTACTGATTTATGCCGGCATCGCACTCGTCATTCTCGGATGTCTGGTGCGGGGCGTGCGGTTCGCGGCCCTCGCCATTCTCGCCATCGAAACATGTTCGCTGCTCTTCATCATCGGCCTGATGGTGGTGACGGGCGCGGGCGGGCAACACGCCGTGGTGCCGCCCCAAGACTCGTCGCACGGTCTCCTGACCATGGCGCTCGTTGCCGTGTTCGCTCTCGCCGGTTTCGAGAGCGCCACCTTCTTCGGACCCGAGGCCAAGCGCCCCCTCGCGACAGTGACCCGGACCGTCGTCCTCACCCCGATGATCTGCGGTGCCTTGTTCATCTTCGCCGGCTGGGCCGCGTGGTCCGGCCGCGCCGACACCCTCGTCAACGCCTACCTCCACGGCACGTCGACCGGTGTCGCCCCAGCGGTCGTCATCGCGCTGAATCTCGGGCTCGGGACGTCGTGGCTGGCCTCGGCGATGGCGTCGTCCAACGCCGCCTCACGCCTCGTGTATTCGATGGGCGTCGAATCAGTGGTTCCGCGGCTGTTCGCGCGCGTGCAGCGCGGCTACCGCACTCCGTATCCCGCTCTGGCCCTGATTGTCTGCACCGTATGCGTGGGCGCAGCGACCTTCGGAATAGTCGGCAGGTCGACCGCATTCGGTCACGTTCAACTGGCAGCACGCACGGCGGTGATCGCCGCCTATGTGCTGGTCGCGGTGGCGTCGGTTCGATTCCTCCTCCGAATTCAGGAGCACACCGCATTGACCTTGTGCGCCGGGGTCGCGGGCAGCGCAGCCGGTGGAACCGTCCTCACCTACCTATTGTTCACCACTGCCTCACACGGCCTCGTCATGGTGCCCGCGGTGATGCTCACGCTGCTGCTGTCCGGTTCTGCCTGGCAATTGTTCCTCCAGTGGCACCATCCCGCGGGTCTGATGTCGATCGGCGTGTTCGACAGCGCCGAAACGGAGGACGTACTGCCGGGTGCGGGCGTGTTCGTCACCGATGCGACGGGCAACCTGGCATTGACCGCGAGTGCGCGAACCCACGAGATGCGCTGA
- a CDS encoding lysophospholipid acyltransferase family protein: MDRPEVTLENYRAVYDYYRDHQQNRVLAKLAYAMLSMKYRPRVRYADGAEEQLTELVKSGAVLLVAANHVTHSDQYTLAATAWKTPLRRVIGRTRVLAKDELFTDSDLRKKVDMMGGIPVFRSKNYGLRAVADAGRLMMDVAAERLCRGDNLAIFPEGTCNEGDPTRLQHINSGIGHIAKRAVDRGATPALLSIGISYGPDAHGADTELVKGASVYVAQPLTALPGKPMDIAHIAQYELQKAVDGAVAAY; the protein is encoded by the coding sequence ATGGACAGGCCCGAGGTAACCCTCGAAAACTACCGTGCGGTGTACGACTATTACCGCGATCATCAGCAGAACCGGGTGCTGGCCAAGCTGGCGTACGCGATGTTGAGCATGAAGTACCGGCCGCGGGTCCGGTATGCCGACGGCGCCGAGGAGCAGCTGACCGAGCTCGTCAAGTCCGGAGCGGTACTGCTCGTGGCCGCCAATCATGTGACGCACAGCGATCAGTACACGCTTGCCGCGACCGCATGGAAGACGCCTCTGCGCCGAGTGATCGGCAGGACCCGCGTACTGGCCAAGGACGAGTTGTTCACCGACTCCGATCTCCGCAAGAAGGTCGACATGATGGGCGGCATCCCGGTGTTCCGCAGTAAGAACTACGGCTTGCGCGCCGTGGCGGATGCGGGGCGTCTCATGATGGACGTGGCGGCCGAAAGGTTGTGCCGCGGAGACAACCTCGCGATCTTCCCGGAGGGCACCTGCAATGAGGGCGACCCGACCCGGCTCCAGCACATCAACAGCGGCATCGGTCACATCGCCAAGCGCGCTGTCGATCGAGGTGCCACTCCCGCGCTGCTCTCGATCGGCATCAGCTACGGCCCGGACGCGCACGGCGCCGATACCGAGCTGGTGAAGGGTGCGAGTGTGTATGTCGCTCAACCGCTCACTGCTCTCCCCGGCAAGCCGATGGACATCGCCCACATCGCGCAGTACGAGTTGCAGAAGGCGGTCGACGGGGCCGTCGCCGCGTACTGA
- a CDS encoding flavin monoamine oxidase family protein, translating to MAFTRRSFMKGLGATGGAGLAYGAMSTLGLAPSTAAPARTFTPLAAGDLIGKVKGSHSVVVLGGGPAGLCSAYELQKAGYTVTVLEARTRPGGRVWTARAGTEETDLGGETQKCTFSEGHFYNVGATRIPQSHITLDYCRELGVEIQGFGNQNANTYVNYQSDTSLSGQSVTYRAAKADTFGYMSELLKKATDQGALDQVLTQEDKDALSEFLSDFGDLSDDGRYLGSSRRGYDSEPGAGLDFGSAKKPFAMQEVIRSGIGRNFSFDFGYDQAMMMFTPVGGMDRIYYAFQDRIGTDNIVFGAEVTSMKNVSEGVTVEYTAGGSKKSITADYAICTIPPHLIGRLQNNLPADVLTALKAAKPSSSGKLGIEYSRRWWETEDRIYGGASNTDKDISQIMFPYDHYNSDRGVVVAYYSSGKRQEAFESLTHRQRLAKAIAEGSEIHGEKYTRDISSSFSGSWRRTKYSESAWVNWAGSGGSHGGAATPEYEKLLEPVEKIYFAGDHLSNAIAWQHGALTSARDVVTHIHERVAQEA from the coding sequence TTGGCATTCACACGTAGATCTTTCATGAAGGGCCTGGGGGCCACCGGAGGCGCAGGCCTTGCGTACGGCGCGATGTCGACGCTCGGGCTGGCGCCGTCGACCGCCGCGCCCGCCCGCACCTTCACGCCACTCGCCGCCGGTGACCTCATCGGCAAGGTGAAGGGCAGCCATTCGGTGGTCGTACTCGGTGGCGGTCCCGCCGGCCTGTGTTCTGCGTACGAACTGCAGAAGGCGGGGTACACGGTGACCGTCCTCGAGGCGCGCACCCGCCCCGGTGGACGTGTCTGGACAGCGCGGGCCGGCACCGAGGAAACGGACCTGGGCGGTGAGACGCAGAAGTGCACCTTCTCCGAGGGCCACTTCTACAACGTCGGCGCCACCCGCATCCCGCAGAGCCACATCACCCTCGACTACTGCCGGGAACTCGGCGTCGAGATCCAGGGCTTCGGGAACCAGAACGCCAATACGTATGTGAACTACCAGAGCGACACGTCGTTGTCGGGCCAGTCCGTCACGTACCGGGCCGCGAAGGCCGACACGTTCGGCTACATGTCGGAACTGTTGAAGAAGGCAACCGATCAGGGCGCGTTGGACCAGGTGCTGACCCAAGAGGACAAAGACGCGTTGTCGGAGTTCCTCAGTGACTTCGGTGACCTGTCCGACGACGGCCGATATCTCGGATCCTCGCGTCGCGGTTACGATTCCGAGCCCGGCGCCGGGTTGGACTTCGGCAGCGCGAAGAAGCCGTTCGCGATGCAGGAAGTGATCCGCAGCGGCATCGGCCGAAACTTCAGCTTCGACTTCGGCTACGACCAGGCGATGATGATGTTCACCCCGGTCGGCGGCATGGACCGCATCTATTACGCCTTTCAGGACAGGATCGGCACCGACAACATCGTCTTCGGCGCCGAGGTGACGTCGATGAAGAACGTGTCCGAGGGCGTCACCGTCGAATACACCGCCGGCGGCTCGAAGAAGTCGATCACCGCCGACTACGCGATCTGCACGATCCCGCCACACCTGATCGGACGTCTGCAGAACAACCTGCCCGCCGACGTGCTCACCGCGCTGAAGGCGGCCAAGCCGTCGTCGTCCGGCAAGCTCGGCATCGAGTACTCGCGCCGGTGGTGGGAGACGGAGGACCGGATCTACGGCGGCGCATCCAACACCGACAAGGACATCTCGCAGATCATGTTCCCGTACGACCACTACAACTCCGATCGAGGCGTGGTCGTCGCCTACTACAGCAGCGGCAAGAGGCAGGAGGCGTTCGAGTCGCTCACCCACCGGCAGCGGCTCGCCAAGGCGATCGCGGAGGGCTCCGAAATCCACGGTGAGAAGTACACCCGCGACATCTCCTCGTCGTTCTCCGGCAGCTGGCGTCGCACCAAGTACTCCGAGAGCGCGTGGGTCAACTGGGCGGGAAGCGGTGGCTCCCACGGCGGGGCGGCCACCCCCGAGTACGAGAAGTTGCTCGAACCGGTCGAGAAGATCTACTTCGCAGGCGACCACCTGTCCAATGCGATCGCCTGGCAGCACGGCGCTCTGACGTCCGCCCGCGACGTCGTCACCCACATCCACGAGCGCGTGGCCCAAGAAGCCTGA
- a CDS encoding Clp protease N-terminal domain-containing protein, whose translation MFERFSTDARAVVIDAQKEARALKSPRIGPEHLVLGLLSVPTEPVQGILADSGIVLAAARRTVAERGIALSDADADALGSIGIDLDAVRRSLERTFGKGVLDPEPPKGQRGWFGRKSGHIPFTKDAKKALELSLREALARKDNHIGPEHVLLGVLRAADGTAREILEVSVTVDELRRRMHAALDRAA comes from the coding sequence ATGTTCGAACGATTTTCGACGGATGCCCGTGCCGTGGTGATCGATGCCCAGAAGGAGGCTCGCGCTCTGAAATCGCCGCGGATCGGTCCCGAACACCTCGTTCTCGGACTTCTGTCCGTGCCGACCGAACCCGTCCAGGGCATCCTCGCCGATTCCGGCATCGTTCTCGCGGCCGCGAGACGCACTGTCGCAGAACGGGGTATAGCGCTCAGCGATGCGGACGCGGACGCACTCGGATCGATCGGCATCGATCTCGACGCCGTCCGCCGCAGTCTCGAACGAACCTTCGGGAAGGGCGTCCTCGATCCCGAGCCGCCCAAGGGGCAGCGTGGCTGGTTCGGGCGCAAGTCGGGCCACATACCGTTCACGAAGGACGCCAAGAAAGCGCTCGAACTGTCCCTACGGGAAGCTCTGGCCCGCAAGGACAATCACATCGGACCCGAGCATGTGCTGCTGGGCGTGCTCCGAGCCGCGGACGGCACGGCCCGCGAGATACTCGAGGTTTCGGTGACTGTGGACGAACTCCGGCGCCGGATGCACGCCGCGCTCGACCGGGCGGCCTGA
- a CDS encoding PLP-dependent cysteine synthase family protein translates to MTDADCVVIDRSRSRDWVDNAVRLIEADAQRSADTHLLRYPLPPAWGVQLYLKDESTHITGSLKHRLARSLFLYAICNGWITEGTTVIEASSGSTAVSEAYFAKMLGLDFVAVMPRSTSGAKVALIEAQGGRCHFIDRPPEIYSEARRLAVETNGHFMDQFTHAERATDWRGNNNIAESIYQQMAREEHPVPEWIVMSAGTGGTSATLGRYIRYRRHATRLLVVDPENSAFFGGYDTNSCDYATGLPSRIEGIGRPRVEPSFVGQVIDRMMRVPDAASIATMRHASSALGRRVGGSTGTNLWGAFSVVAEMIAAGRSGSVVTILCDGGERYADTYYDDRWVSAEGIDLTGPTALLDEFAHTRVWPGHTA, encoded by the coding sequence GTGACGGACGCCGACTGCGTCGTCATCGATCGGAGCCGGTCCCGAGACTGGGTGGACAACGCGGTTCGTCTGATCGAGGCCGATGCGCAGCGCAGCGCCGACACCCACCTCCTCCGTTACCCGCTTCCCCCGGCGTGGGGCGTGCAGCTGTACCTGAAGGACGAGTCGACGCATATCACGGGAAGCCTGAAGCACCGGTTGGCCCGTTCACTTTTTCTGTACGCGATCTGCAACGGGTGGATCACCGAGGGAACCACGGTCATCGAGGCGTCGTCCGGTTCGACAGCGGTCAGTGAGGCCTACTTCGCCAAGATGCTGGGCCTCGACTTCGTGGCGGTGATGCCGCGCAGCACGAGCGGCGCCAAGGTCGCGCTGATCGAGGCGCAAGGTGGGCGCTGTCACTTCATCGACCGCCCGCCCGAGATCTACAGCGAGGCCCGCAGGCTCGCGGTGGAGACGAACGGCCACTTCATGGATCAGTTCACCCACGCCGAGCGGGCCACCGACTGGCGGGGCAACAACAACATCGCCGAGTCGATCTACCAGCAGATGGCGCGTGAGGAGCACCCGGTGCCGGAATGGATCGTGATGAGTGCCGGTACCGGCGGCACCAGCGCGACGCTGGGGCGTTATATCCGGTACCGCAGGCACGCCACCCGACTCCTCGTGGTCGACCCCGAGAACTCGGCGTTCTTCGGTGGGTACGACACCAATTCCTGTGACTACGCGACCGGGCTGCCGTCCCGTATCGAGGGCATCGGCAGGCCTCGCGTGGAACCTTCGTTCGTCGGACAGGTCATCGACCGGATGATGCGCGTACCCGATGCCGCTTCCATCGCCACCATGCGCCATGCCAGTTCGGCACTGGGCCGGCGTGTGGGCGGTTCCACCGGCACGAACCTGTGGGGCGCGTTCTCGGTGGTGGCGGAGATGATCGCGGCCGGCCGCTCCGGCAGTGTCGTGACCATCCTCTGCGACGGCGGTGAGCGCTACGCGGACACCTATTACGACGACCGGTGGGTCAGCGCGGAGGGCATCGACCTCACCGGGCCGACTGCGTTGCTGGACGAGTTCGCGCATACCCGAGTCTGGCCAGGTCATACCGCCTGA
- the tatA gene encoding Sec-independent protein translocase subunit TatA, translated as MGAMSPSHWAIVAVVLVVLFGSKKLPDAARGLGRSMRILKTEVGELQADAPELEK; from the coding sequence ATGGGAGCGATGAGCCCGTCACACTGGGCGATTGTCGCGGTGGTTCTGGTGGTGCTCTTCGGGTCGAAGAAATTGCCCGACGCTGCGCGCGGTCTCGGCCGATCCATGCGAATCCTCAAAACCGAGGTGGGGGAGTTGCAGGCGGACGCCCCCGAACTGGAGAAGTAG